A window from Acinonyx jubatus isolate Ajub_Pintada_27869175 chromosome E1, VMU_Ajub_asm_v1.0, whole genome shotgun sequence encodes these proteins:
- the FN3K gene encoding fructosamine-3-kinase, which produces MEQLLRAELRTATLRAFGSPGAGCISEGRAYDTDAGPIFVKVNHRTQARQMFQGEMASLEALQATGLVRVPRPIKVIDLPGGGAAFVMEHLKMRSLSSQASKLGDQMADLHLYNQKLRDKLKEEENTVGRRTECAEPQYVSKFGFHTVTCCGFIPQVNEWQDDWSTFFARHRLQAQLDLIEKDYADREARELWSQLQVKIPDLFCGLEIVPALLHGDLWSGNVAEDGSGPIVYDPASFYGHSEFELAIALMFGGFPRSFFTAYHRKIPKAPGFDRRLLLYQLFNYLNHWNHFGRQYRSPSLGTMRKLLK; this is translated from the exons ATGGAGCAGCTGCTGCGAGCCGAGCTGCGCACCGCGACCCTGCGGGCCTTCGGGAGCCCCGGGGCCGGCTGCATCAGTGAGGGACGAGCCTACGACACGGATGCGGGCCCCATTTTCGTCAAGGTCAACCACCGGACGCAG GCCCGGCAGATGTTCCAGGGAGAGATGGCCAGCCTGGAGGCCCTCCAGGCCACAGGCCTGGTTCGGGTACCACGGCCAATCAAGGTGATTGACCTGCCGGGAGGAGGGGCTGCCTTTGTGATGGAGCATCTGAAGATGAGGAGCTTGAGCag TCAGGCATCAAAACTCGGAGACCAGATGGCAGATTTGCACCTTTACAACCAGAAGCTCAGGGATAagttgaaggaggaggagaacacaGTGG GCCGGAGGACTGAGTGTGCTGAGCCCCAGTATGTGAGCAAGTTTGGCTTCCACACGGTGACATGCTGTGGCTTCATCCCTCAG GTGAATGAGTGGCAGGATGACTGGTCGACCTTCTTTGCCCGGCACCGTCTCCAAGCACAGCTGGACCTCATTGAAAAGGACTATGCTGACCGAGAGGCACGAGAACTGTGGTCACAACTACAG gtGAAGATCCCGGATCTGTTTTGTGGTCTAGAGATCGTCCCTGCCCTTCTTCATGGGGATCTCTGGTCAGGAAACGTGGCTGAGGATGGCTCAGGGCCTATTGTTTATGACCCAGCTTCCTTCTATGGACATTCTGAATTTGAACTGGCAATTGCTTTGATGTTCGGGGGGTTTCCCAGATCTTTCTTCACTGCCTACCACCGGAAGATTCCCAAGGCTCCGGGGTTTGACAGGCGGCTCCTGCTCTATCAGCTTTTTAACTACCTGAACCACTGGAACCACTTTGGGCGGCAGTACAGGAGCCCGTCCCTGGGCACCATGAGGAAGCTTCTCAAGTAG